A genome region from Leifsonia sp. Root112D2 includes the following:
- a CDS encoding ABC transporter substrate-binding protein: protein MKKRSVLRMAGIATAILLAGGTLAACSSSGSGDNGSKESKTLRVTLVNHVWTDIIKKKIPEFEKETGLKVEVSQYGEDQLSDQYNVKLNAGSTDLDVMMYRPLQEGKQFAKNGYFADLGDDVKKDSKWDWKDFQSGPVSSTTYKDTIVGVPIITEQEVLYYRKDLLQKAGLTVPKTMDELEAAAKKIKAENPGVAGFVARTEKSAAVTQFSSFLYSYGGDFADENGKSTINSDAAKAAFKMYGGLIHNYGPANVSTDMSWAEAMAIFTQGNAAFYTEADSLYKNATDATKSKVADTVGFAPIPAGPAGSKAYNVPSWALGINESSPNKTNAWKFIQWATSQAMTLEIQQAGVPGARTSVWKDPKGISTYPADLAAAIAESTKNGVGHDRPQVVKVPEAREIVGMPIVTAITGGDSSAAADKADKAFQTLLDDEK, encoded by the coding sequence GTGAAGAAACGATCAGTTTTGCGAATGGCCGGGATCGCCACAGCGATCCTGCTGGCGGGAGGAACTCTCGCAGCGTGCAGTAGCAGCGGCAGTGGTGACAACGGCTCAAAGGAGTCGAAGACGCTCCGCGTCACGCTGGTCAACCACGTGTGGACGGACATCATCAAGAAGAAGATTCCGGAATTCGAGAAAGAGACCGGCCTGAAGGTCGAGGTCTCGCAGTACGGCGAAGACCAGCTCTCCGACCAGTACAACGTGAAGCTCAACGCGGGTTCGACCGACCTCGACGTGATGATGTACCGCCCCCTGCAGGAGGGCAAGCAGTTCGCGAAGAATGGCTACTTCGCCGACCTCGGTGACGACGTGAAGAAGGACTCGAAATGGGACTGGAAGGACTTCCAGTCCGGTCCGGTGAGCTCGACCACCTACAAGGACACCATCGTCGGCGTGCCGATCATCACCGAGCAGGAGGTGCTCTACTACCGCAAGGACCTGCTGCAGAAGGCCGGCCTGACGGTTCCCAAGACGATGGATGAGCTCGAGGCGGCCGCCAAGAAGATCAAGGCCGAGAACCCCGGCGTTGCCGGCTTCGTCGCCCGCACGGAGAAGTCCGCTGCGGTCACGCAGTTCTCCAGCTTCCTCTACAGCTACGGCGGCGACTTCGCCGACGAGAACGGCAAGTCGACGATCAACAGTGACGCGGCCAAGGCGGCGTTCAAGATGTACGGCGGCCTGATCCACAACTACGGCCCGGCCAACGTGAGCACTGACATGAGCTGGGCCGAGGCCATGGCCATCTTCACGCAGGGCAACGCGGCGTTCTACACCGAGGCCGACAGCCTCTACAAGAACGCGACGGATGCGACCAAGTCGAAGGTCGCCGACACGGTCGGCTTCGCACCGATCCCCGCCGGCCCCGCCGGATCCAAGGCGTACAACGTGCCGTCATGGGCCCTGGGCATCAACGAGTCGTCGCCGAACAAGACGAACGCGTGGAAGTTCATCCAGTGGGCTACCAGCCAGGCCATGACGCTGGAGATCCAGCAGGCCGGTGTTCCCGGAGCACGCACCTCGGTCTGGAAGGACCCGAAGGGTATCTCGACGTACCCGGCTGACCTCGCGGCGGCCATCGCCGAGAGCACCAAGAACGGCGTCGGTCACGACCGCCCGCAGGTCGTGAAGGTTCCCGAGGCCCGGGAGATCGTCGGCATGCCTATCGTCACCGCCATCACCGGTGGAGACTCCTCGGCAGCGGCCGACAAGGCTGACAAGGCGTTCCAGACTCTTCTGGACGACGAGAAGTAA
- the manD gene encoding D-mannonate dehydratase ManD gives MKIDKAEVIVTSPDRNFVTLKLTTDDGLTGIGDATLNGRELAVAAYLGEHVVPLLIGSDPHAIEDTWQFLYRSAYWRRGPVTMASIAAVDMALWDIKGKAAGMPVYQLLGGASRTGLMAYGHASGKELPELFDSVREHQAKGYRSIRVQTGVPGLESIYGIASNRALPGNEGVRYDHEPAQRGKLPAQEDWDTRAYLRHVPTVFEAVRNEFGPELPLLHDGHHRMTPLQAAKLGKSLEPYDLFWLEDCTPAENQEALRLVRQHTTTPLAIGEIFNTVWDFQNLIKEQLIDYVRAASTHFGGITPLKKVMDYAAMYQIKSGFHGPTDISPIGFAAQLHVGLAIHNYGIQEYMQHGAKTNAVFEQSMTFVDGYLHPGDKPGLGVEFDVDEAGKYPYETAYLPYNRLADGTVHDW, from the coding sequence ATGAAAATCGACAAAGCCGAGGTCATCGTCACGAGCCCGGACCGCAACTTCGTGACGCTCAAGCTCACGACCGACGATGGTCTTACCGGCATCGGGGATGCGACACTCAACGGCCGCGAACTCGCCGTCGCCGCCTACCTCGGTGAGCATGTCGTTCCGCTGCTCATCGGAAGCGACCCGCACGCCATCGAAGACACCTGGCAGTTTCTCTACCGCAGCGCGTACTGGCGTCGCGGACCCGTCACGATGGCCTCGATAGCCGCCGTCGACATGGCGCTCTGGGACATCAAGGGCAAGGCGGCCGGGATGCCCGTGTACCAGTTGCTCGGGGGAGCGTCGCGCACGGGGCTGATGGCCTACGGGCACGCATCCGGAAAGGAACTGCCCGAACTCTTCGATTCGGTGCGCGAGCACCAGGCCAAGGGCTACCGCTCGATTCGTGTGCAGACGGGCGTGCCGGGCCTCGAGTCCATCTACGGCATCGCCTCGAACAGGGCTCTGCCCGGCAACGAGGGAGTGCGTTACGACCACGAGCCGGCCCAGCGCGGAAAGCTGCCGGCGCAGGAGGACTGGGACACGCGCGCCTACCTGCGTCACGTTCCCACGGTGTTCGAGGCGGTTCGCAACGAGTTCGGTCCCGAACTTCCGCTGCTGCACGACGGGCACCACCGGATGACGCCGCTTCAGGCCGCGAAGCTCGGCAAGTCGCTCGAGCCCTACGACCTGTTCTGGCTCGAAGACTGCACGCCCGCCGAGAACCAGGAGGCGCTGCGCCTGGTGCGCCAGCACACCACGACGCCGCTCGCCATCGGCGAGATCTTCAACACCGTGTGGGACTTCCAGAACCTCATCAAGGAGCAGCTGATCGACTACGTTCGCGCCGCGTCGACGCACTTCGGCGGCATCACGCCGCTCAAGAAGGTCATGGACTATGCGGCGATGTACCAGATCAAGTCGGGATTCCACGGGCCGACCGACATCTCGCCCATCGGATTCGCCGCGCAGCTGCACGTGGGTCTCGCGATCCACAACTACGGAATCCAGGAGTACATGCAGCACGGCGCGAAGACCAATGCCGTGTTTGAGCAGTCGATGACCTTCGTCGACGGTTACCTGCACCCGGGGGACAAGCCGGGACTCGGCGTCGAATTCGATGTCGACGAGGCCGGCAAGTATCCATACGAGACCGCGTACCTTCCATACAACCGTCTCGCCGACGGCACCGTGCACGACTGGTGA
- the uidB gene encoding glucuronide transporter has translation MTTTTTQTVPGATAPSPMGGKPAGGKLGRLSIVGYGAGDAANNLAFTTATMFLLVYYTDVAGIGAAAAGTLLLVVRIFDAFSDVFAGRIVDKTYSKRLGKFRPFLMFGSVPLLLLSAATFSIPQIGETGMLLYAYLTYAALGLAYSLVNIPYGSLAGAMTPVAGERAKLASARTIGAALVSAFLGVFIAPMIVPGADLQVMFTTMTLIFVVIGTALYLFTAFTAKERVKRDVQHVSMKQSFATLKGNKPLLLLCLSSFVFLTGMLAFSTVELYYLRDVLHALPLYAVLSIVQLVLTFGLAAVVPTIVRRLGKKRAYIGAGFISIAGGLIVFFAPDTAIPLALTGLVLSMVGILLVNMLVWALEADTVEYGEWKTGVRTEGITYALFSFTRKTGQAVGGALAAFALAVGGYTANATVQSASAEWGIRAAEGLIPALTAAIAIGIMIAYPLTDARHRQIVAEIAERRVVAGQPQAIDPALSTAGLRVTSPTVSTPPAAPGE, from the coding sequence ATGACCACGACAACCACACAGACCGTTCCCGGTGCGACCGCGCCGTCGCCCATGGGCGGCAAGCCCGCTGGCGGCAAGCTCGGACGCCTCAGCATCGTCGGTTACGGCGCGGGCGACGCGGCGAACAACCTGGCGTTCACGACCGCCACGATGTTCCTGCTGGTCTACTACACGGATGTCGCGGGAATCGGTGCCGCGGCGGCAGGAACACTGCTGCTCGTGGTGCGCATCTTCGACGCATTCTCCGACGTCTTCGCCGGCCGCATCGTCGACAAGACCTACAGCAAGCGCCTCGGCAAGTTCCGTCCGTTCCTCATGTTCGGCTCGGTTCCCCTGCTGCTGCTCTCGGCCGCGACGTTCTCGATCCCGCAGATCGGCGAGACGGGCATGCTGCTCTACGCGTACCTCACCTATGCGGCGCTCGGGCTTGCCTACAGCCTCGTCAACATTCCATACGGATCGCTCGCCGGCGCGATGACGCCGGTAGCGGGGGAGCGCGCCAAGCTGGCCAGCGCCCGCACCATCGGCGCCGCTCTTGTCAGTGCCTTCCTCGGGGTCTTCATCGCGCCGATGATCGTGCCGGGCGCGGATCTGCAGGTGATGTTCACCACCATGACACTGATCTTCGTGGTCATCGGCACCGCGCTGTATCTCTTCACCGCCTTCACGGCGAAGGAGCGGGTGAAGCGCGATGTGCAGCACGTGAGCATGAAGCAGAGCTTCGCCACGCTCAAGGGCAACAAGCCGCTGTTGCTGCTCTGCCTCAGCTCCTTCGTCTTTCTCACCGGCATGCTGGCATTCAGCACCGTGGAGCTCTACTACCTGCGCGATGTTCTGCACGCACTGCCGCTCTACGCGGTGCTCTCGATCGTGCAACTCGTGCTCACCTTCGGTCTGGCCGCTGTCGTGCCGACGATCGTACGCAGGCTGGGCAAGAAGCGCGCGTATATCGGTGCCGGCTTCATCTCCATCGCGGGCGGGCTCATCGTGTTCTTCGCTCCAGACACCGCAATTCCCCTGGCACTGACCGGGCTTGTGCTCTCGATGGTCGGCATCCTTCTGGTCAACATGCTCGTCTGGGCGCTCGAGGCAGACACCGTCGAGTACGGCGAATGGAAGACCGGCGTGCGCACCGAGGGCATCACCTATGCGCTGTTCTCCTTCACCCGCAAAACCGGCCAGGCCGTGGGCGGCGCACTCGCCGCGTTCGCCCTCGCCGTCGGCGGGTACACGGCCAATGCCACGGTGCAGTCCGCCAGCGCCGAGTGGGGCATCCGCGCGGCAGAGGGTCTGATCCCCGCCCTCACTGCGGCGATTGCGATTGGCATCATGATCGCGTATCCGCTCACCGACGCGCGGCACCGTCAGATCGTGGCCGAGATTGCAGAACGCCGCGTCGTCGCGGGGCAGCCGCAGGCCATCGACCCCGCGCTGTCGACCGCAGGGCTGCGGGTCACCTCCCCCACCGTCTCAACGCCGCCGGCCGCACCCGGCGAGTGA
- a CDS encoding gluconokinase, translating into MSASSRARRIVVMGVSGSGKSTIGALVADALGAAFVDGDSLHPQANVVKMAAGHPLNDEDRWPWLALVGAALAQSSSSGLVVACSALKRVYRDAILTEAPDTVFLHLDGSRQVLANRLEGRSGHFMPASLLDSQLAALEPLGADEPGVVIDVDAPVATIVANAVAGIRSLDRVVS; encoded by the coding sequence ATGAGCGCATCATCGCGGGCCCGTCGCATCGTCGTGATGGGTGTCTCCGGTTCGGGCAAGAGCACCATCGGCGCACTGGTGGCGGATGCGCTGGGGGCCGCCTTCGTCGACGGCGACTCCCTGCATCCGCAGGCGAACGTCGTGAAGATGGCGGCGGGACATCCGCTGAACGACGAGGACCGGTGGCCGTGGCTGGCGCTCGTTGGTGCGGCACTCGCGCAGTCGAGTTCCTCCGGGCTGGTCGTCGCCTGCTCGGCACTCAAGCGTGTCTACCGGGATGCGATTCTCACCGAGGCTCCCGACACGGTCTTCCTGCACCTCGACGGATCGCGGCAGGTGCTCGCGAACCGGCTCGAAGGCCGCAGCGGGCACTTCATGCCGGCGAGTCTGCTCGACTCGCAGCTGGCCGCGCTCGAACCGCTCGGCGCCGATGAGCCCGGCGTCGTCATCGACGTGGATGCGCCCGTCGCCACGATCGTCGCGAACGCGGTTGCAGGCATCCGCTCGCTGGATCGCGTCGTCTCCTAA
- a CDS encoding FadR/GntR family transcriptional regulator — MTIDAQLPPDDEAAALAIPGIALSGLHARVLDSLGLAICSSELAPGTIVRIDELEERHGVSRSVVRETLRVLSSMGLVASRRRVGVQILPSSEWNLYDPQVIRWRLASPGRISQLRSLTELRTAIEPEAARLAAIRVPLTGASDLMGLAGKLWAAGKQGDQDEFLTLDIEFHRLVLSSSGNEMFGKLHTLVTEVLTGRTNYGLMPSHPHSEALQMHMDVASSIQRGNPDGAHDAMLGIMQRAFAEMSSIWETGSVDG, encoded by the coding sequence GTGACCATAGACGCGCAGTTGCCTCCCGACGACGAAGCCGCCGCACTCGCGATTCCCGGCATAGCCCTCTCCGGCCTGCACGCGCGCGTGCTCGACAGTCTCGGCCTGGCGATCTGTTCCAGCGAACTCGCTCCGGGCACTATCGTGCGCATCGACGAGCTCGAGGAACGCCATGGCGTCTCGCGATCGGTGGTGCGCGAAACGCTCCGGGTGCTGTCATCCATGGGACTGGTCGCCTCGCGCCGCCGCGTCGGCGTGCAGATTCTGCCGTCGTCGGAATGGAATCTCTACGACCCCCAGGTCATTCGCTGGCGGCTGGCATCGCCGGGCCGCATCTCGCAGCTGCGCTCCCTCACCGAACTGCGCACCGCGATCGAACCCGAGGCCGCACGGCTCGCCGCGATCCGAGTGCCGCTGACCGGGGCGAGCGATCTGATGGGGCTCGCCGGCAAGCTCTGGGCGGCAGGAAAACAGGGCGATCAGGACGAATTTCTCACCCTCGACATCGAGTTCCACCGCCTCGTGCTCTCCAGCTCGGGCAACGAGATGTTCGGCAAGCTGCACACCCTCGTCACCGAGGTGCTCACCGGCCGCACCAACTATGGCCTCATGCCGAGCCACCCGCACAGCGAGGCCCTGCAGATGCACATGGACGTCGCCAGCTCCATTCAGCGCGGCAACCCCGACGGCGCCCACGACGCCATGCTCGGCATCATGCAACGCGCCTTCGCCGAAATGAGCTCGATCTGGGAGACCGGCAGCGTCGACGGTTAG
- a CDS encoding mannitol dehydrogenase family protein: protein MTISAETNLDTPAGDQMPLNREALAAREGIPLAVPPVRIVHLGLGAFHRAHQAWYTAAADDAAEWGIAAFTGRSATAAEQLAPQDGLYTLIERSDAGDTAVVIPSLVEAVDGADLGRFVELLSAPATALVTLTITEPGYRLTADGVPDRTDAAVLADIDWLSDALAGESLPARSELAAAGPRTSLGRLLLGLEARRRAGAGPLAVVPCDNIPDNGSFVQSGLTALAAAVNADTASWLAQNVSFVSTSVDRITPKTTEGDIRTAAELSGWADRAPVVTEPFRDWVLQGDFPAGRPAWESAGARFVEDIEPFERRKLWLLNGAHSLLAYAGRLRGYETVAQAIADPVLRSWVTALWDEAVRHLPAEGLDLHEYRTALLRRFANSRIEHRLAQIGMEGVSKLRVRAVAIAVAERAEGRDGAASARAIGAWIALLIAGVELPDAHSAVVRAALEGGREGAPHRLLAVLDGDLARDADFVASVESAVALFR from the coding sequence GTGACGATCTCGGCCGAGACCAACCTCGACACCCCTGCTGGCGACCAGATGCCTCTGAACCGCGAGGCGCTCGCCGCGCGTGAGGGCATCCCCCTCGCGGTTCCGCCCGTGCGCATCGTGCACCTCGGCCTCGGAGCGTTCCATCGCGCCCACCAGGCCTGGTACACCGCCGCCGCCGATGATGCCGCCGAGTGGGGAATCGCCGCATTCACTGGTCGATCGGCGACGGCGGCCGAGCAACTGGCCCCGCAGGATGGCCTCTACACACTGATCGAGCGATCGGATGCCGGCGACACGGCCGTCGTCATCCCGAGCCTCGTCGAGGCGGTCGACGGCGCCGATCTGGGCCGCTTCGTCGAACTCCTCTCTGCCCCGGCAACAGCGCTGGTGACGCTCACCATCACCGAGCCCGGGTACCGGCTCACGGCGGATGGTGTGCCGGATCGTACGGATGCCGCGGTTCTAGCCGACATCGACTGGCTCAGTGACGCGCTTGCTGGCGAGTCGCTGCCGGCACGCTCGGAGCTGGCCGCTGCCGGGCCGCGCACCTCCCTCGGTCGCCTGCTGCTGGGGCTCGAGGCGCGTCGGCGTGCGGGCGCCGGCCCTCTTGCCGTGGTGCCTTGCGACAACATCCCCGACAACGGCTCGTTCGTTCAGAGTGGCCTCACCGCTCTCGCGGCCGCGGTCAACGCCGATACCGCGAGTTGGCTTGCGCAGAACGTGTCATTCGTGTCGACCTCGGTCGATCGCATCACGCCGAAGACCACGGAAGGCGACATCCGCACGGCCGCAGAGCTCTCGGGATGGGCCGACCGGGCCCCGGTGGTCACCGAGCCCTTTCGGGACTGGGTGCTGCAGGGAGACTTCCCGGCAGGACGCCCGGCGTGGGAGAGCGCCGGCGCTCGCTTCGTTGAAGACATCGAGCCCTTTGAGCGCCGCAAGCTCTGGCTGCTCAACGGGGCGCACAGCCTGCTCGCATACGCCGGTCGCCTTCGGGGATACGAGACGGTGGCCCAGGCCATAGCGGACCCGGTGCTGCGCAGCTGGGTGACCGCTCTCTGGGATGAGGCCGTACGCCATCTGCCGGCAGAGGGCCTGGACCTGCACGAGTACCGCACGGCACTGCTGCGTCGCTTCGCCAACTCGCGCATCGAGCACCGGCTGGCACAGATCGGCATGGAAGGCGTGAGCAAGCTGCGCGTGCGTGCCGTGGCGATCGCCGTCGCCGAACGCGCGGAGGGTCGGGACGGTGCGGCGAGCGCACGAGCCATCGGGGCGTGGATCGCCCTGCTGATTGCCGGCGTCGAGTTGCCGGATGCCCATTCCGCGGTGGTGCGAGCTGCACTCGAGGGTGGTCGGGAGGGTGCGCCGCACCGTCTTCTCGCGGTGCTCGATGGCGATCTTGCCCGCGATGCCGACTTCGTCGCATCCGTTGAATCGGCCGTTGCACTCTTTCGCTGA
- a CDS encoding carbohydrate ABC transporter permease, with amino-acid sequence MTVSVSNRNSAWRAYSDWANRHRKWLFAAPAMIVVGLLIAIPLVWTIYLSLTNSEGSVRAPHDFIGLSNYVQILTDTTRFWPAVGRTFIFTFGALAVEMVLGMGIALLLWRPFRGERWVRVAILLPLVATPVAIGMMWRLIFDPNIGFANQLLSWVGIPAQPWLSGELTALPTLMFVDIWQWTPMVVLILLAGLTSLSDEPDEAARIDGASTWQRFWYVTLPLLRSTVIVALLLRSIDALKTFDILYATKGKGGGSFHEVETLNVYAYGLSFDYNDYGVASAVLIVFFLLIIAIMWALTFRRKAKATP; translated from the coding sequence ATGACCGTTTCGGTCTCGAACCGGAATTCGGCCTGGCGGGCGTATTCCGACTGGGCGAACAGGCACCGCAAGTGGCTGTTCGCGGCTCCCGCGATGATCGTGGTCGGCCTGCTGATAGCGATTCCGCTTGTCTGGACGATCTACCTCAGCCTGACCAATTCGGAAGGCTCGGTGCGTGCCCCGCACGACTTCATCGGTCTCTCGAACTACGTGCAGATTCTCACAGACACCACGCGCTTCTGGCCGGCCGTCGGCCGCACCTTCATCTTCACCTTTGGCGCCCTTGCCGTCGAGATGGTGCTCGGCATGGGCATCGCGCTGCTCCTGTGGCGGCCGTTCCGGGGCGAGCGCTGGGTGCGTGTGGCCATCCTGCTGCCGCTCGTGGCAACGCCCGTGGCCATCGGCATGATGTGGCGGCTCATCTTCGACCCGAACATCGGCTTCGCCAACCAGCTGCTCAGCTGGGTGGGCATTCCCGCACAGCCCTGGCTCTCGGGCGAGCTCACGGCGCTGCCCACACTCATGTTCGTGGACATCTGGCAGTGGACGCCCATGGTGGTGCTCATTCTGCTGGCCGGGCTCACCTCGCTTTCCGACGAGCCCGATGAGGCGGCCCGCATCGACGGCGCGAGCACCTGGCAGCGCTTCTGGTACGTCACGCTGCCGCTCTTGCGCTCGACGGTGATAGTGGCCCTGCTGCTGCGCTCGATCGACGCCTTGAAGACCTTCGACATCCTCTACGCCACCAAGGGCAAGGGCGGAGGCTCCTTCCACGAGGTCGAGACGCTCAACGTCTACGCCTACGGGCTGAGCTTCGACTACAACGACTACGGCGTCGCATCCGCCGTTCTGATCGTCTTCTTCCTTCTCATCATCGCGATCATGTGGGCGCTCACGTTCCGCAGGAAGGCCAAGGCCACGCCATGA
- a CDS encoding carbohydrate ABC transporter permease: protein MTTTLTPTRTVPARAPQQRRRRPKGYTIFRAVALIVVVLAFVAPLLWMLVSSFKTNVDIYDASKTVVFTPTFSNYNNVLGRDNYFSFIFNSFWVAFASTGLSLVIGVPAAYAMSRFTMHRSALVVLMARIIPGVSLLVPWYFIFANLHLVGGYGVLILSHVFVALPLIVYIMMSFFDSLPLELEEQAQVDGLTPIGAFQRITLPLSVPGMATAGILAFIFSWNNFMFALVLAGANTKTLPVAIFNFVSYASIDWGGLMAAAVIVTVPIMVIALFTQKYIVSGLTAGATKG, encoded by the coding sequence ATGACAACGACACTGACTCCCACCCGAACCGTGCCCGCGAGGGCCCCACAGCAGAGGCGCCGTCGCCCCAAGGGCTACACGATCTTTCGTGCGGTCGCGCTGATAGTTGTCGTGCTCGCCTTCGTTGCGCCGCTGCTGTGGATGCTGGTCTCCTCGTTCAAGACGAACGTGGACATCTACGACGCCAGCAAGACCGTGGTCTTCACGCCCACGTTCAGCAACTACAACAATGTGCTCGGGCGTGACAACTACTTCAGCTTCATCTTCAACAGTTTCTGGGTTGCCTTCGCCTCCACCGGGCTGTCGCTGGTGATAGGAGTGCCTGCCGCCTACGCCATGAGCCGGTTCACCATGCACCGTTCGGCACTGGTCGTGCTCATGGCCCGCATCATTCCCGGCGTGAGCCTGCTGGTGCCGTGGTACTTCATCTTCGCCAATCTGCACCTGGTCGGCGGCTACGGTGTGCTGATCCTCTCGCACGTCTTCGTGGCGCTTCCGCTCATCGTCTACATCATGATGAGCTTCTTCGACTCGCTTCCGCTCGAACTGGAAGAGCAGGCGCAGGTGGATGGACTGACCCCGATCGGAGCATTCCAGCGCATCACGCTGCCGCTCTCCGTGCCCGGAATGGCGACGGCGGGCATCCTGGCGTTCATCTTCTCGTGGAACAACTTCATGTTCGCTCTCGTACTCGCGGGCGCCAACACGAAGACCCTCCCGGTGGCGATCTTCAACTTCGTCTCCTACGCGAGCATCGACTGGGGCGGGCTGATGGCCGCGGCGGTCATCGTGACGGTGCCCATCATGGTCATCGCCCTGTTCACACAGAAATACATCGTCTCCGGCCTGACCGCCGGGGCCACGAAGGGTTGA